The window GTGATATTCGACCAGTTTCTGAGTAGTGTAGCGACCAAATGGCTCCGCCAAACTGGCCTTGTTGGTCTACTGTCTCATCATTATGATGGCAAGGTCCTGAACACTCCATCTCCCGTCTTGAGCGCTTCCTTCAGGTAATTCACGGaacatagtttttcttgttttttctgTATCATGCTGCCAATAATCTTGCCCAGTAAGAAGCAACCTCCTGTTTTGCATCTTTGTCTTTGATAGTTCTATAACATGCTGTTG is drawn from Triticum dicoccoides isolate Atlit2015 ecotype Zavitan unplaced genomic scaffold, WEW_v2.0 scaffold168339, whole genome shotgun sequence and contains these coding sequences:
- the LOC119344414 gene encoding 2-oxoglutarate dehydrogenase E1 component-like; this translates as MEKLNSPVFWEAQFGDFSNGAQVIFDQFLSSVATKWLRQTGLVGLLSHHYDGKVLNTPSPVLSASFRFLALTFWFRRDR